Proteins from a single region of Crocosphaera sp. UHCC 0190:
- a CDS encoding sulfite exporter TauE/SafE family protein → MDSIRRIPGYQFIPTTLILTGWLIYMGATHQWHLFLTEWFMSVTMAFGSFIAGATAEGGGAVAFPVMTLIFHIKPAVARNFSLAIQSFGMTSAAYLIFVRRIPVEKNYLVLCSIGGVFGMVFGAFVIAPLTSPAYTKMFFVSLWLSFGCVLFFLNTNKNRVVREELPSFSPKGKMFLVGIGFLGGIISSLVGSGIDIFSFSIMTTRYRLSEKIATPTSVCLMAGNTVIGFLLHVFALKDFQPEAWNYLLVCIPVVIFGAPLGAYFITGFTRESIVKFLYFVLLAQFLGAWLIVKPYSNISLLLFTLTVFLIGLFFFFGFGKMNSVVQELGDKNSQ, encoded by the coding sequence ATGGACTCCATTCGCCGAATACCTGGATATCAATTCATTCCAACCACTTTAATTTTAACAGGCTGGTTGATCTACATGGGAGCCACTCATCAATGGCATTTGTTCCTTACTGAGTGGTTCATGTCAGTGACCATGGCATTTGGTTCATTTATCGCTGGGGCGACTGCGGAAGGGGGTGGTGCAGTCGCCTTTCCTGTCATGACCTTGATTTTTCATATCAAACCTGCCGTTGCCCGCAACTTCAGTTTGGCGATTCAAAGCTTTGGCATGACCTCAGCCGCTTATCTGATTTTTGTGCGGAGAATTCCCGTTGAGAAAAATTATCTAGTCCTCTGTAGCATTGGCGGAGTTTTCGGGATGGTTTTTGGGGCTTTTGTCATTGCTCCCTTGACTTCGCCAGCTTACACCAAAATGTTCTTTGTCTCCCTATGGTTAAGTTTTGGCTGTGTTCTCTTTTTCTTGAATACCAACAAAAATCGAGTCGTTCGAGAGGAATTACCTTCGTTTTCTCCCAAAGGAAAAATGTTTTTGGTAGGGATCGGATTTTTAGGCGGTATTATCTCTAGTCTCGTGGGAAGTGGGATTGATATTTTTAGCTTTTCTATCATGACAACTCGCTATCGTTTGTCTGAAAAAATTGCGACCCCAACCAGTGTTTGTTTAATGGCAGGTAATACAGTCATTGGCTTTTTGCTCCACGTTTTTGCTTTGAAAGATTTTCAACCTGAAGCCTGGAATTACTTGCTAGTTTGCATTCCTGTCGTTATTTTTGGAGCTCCGTTGGGAGCCTATTTTATTACTGGTTTCACTAGAGAATCTATAGTTAAGTTTCTCTATTTTGTCTTGTTAGCCCAGTTTTTAGGAGCTTGGTTGATTGTTAAACCTTACAGTAACATATCTTTGTTATTGTTTACTCTTACCGTGTTTTTGATTGGTTTATTCTTCTTCTTCGGCTTCGGCAAGATGAATTCTGTTGTCCAAGAATTAGGAGATAAAAACAGTCAATAA
- a CDS encoding NAD(P)/FAD-dependent oxidoreductase — protein MMFIPHKCDVVVIGGGPSGTMAATFLAQKGYEVVLLEKAKHPRLHVGENLIPHFWKYADLAKVSEKIVSDGFIEKAGGTVVWNGTIRKMSFKDFGYTRPAYHVERDRFDHILLENTREQGAEVFEEIAVLAVDLDDSAERQTVKYRHVKEKTTGEILCRFVVDASGQGAVLGKQLGIRTVDEDFRFMSIWGYFKNSKYVGADNQIYPCEKLRQIPPTTFVSSITETGDAGWSWHIPLRESTSVGLILPLDFMKTAKRSDESWESYFIRKCYEIPILKDLLAEATFCEGSFAKIQDYSYRLTQVTGPGYFLLGDAAGFVDPIFSVGMILGMYSAYLATWAIDRSFKNPKSVASNQALYTKQLRGRYEVSRSLALPQYCSTGEVNEMAKNAVQFESLMEQELMDVVSKMTTRSENFVSLAPRDKKGQKIESNRYRILDSIAL, from the coding sequence ATGATGTTTATTCCCCATAAATGTGATGTAGTTGTTATTGGTGGCGGGCCATCTGGGACTATGGCAGCCACATTTTTAGCGCAAAAGGGCTATGAAGTAGTGCTTTTAGAGAAAGCAAAACATCCGCGTCTCCACGTCGGAGAAAATTTAATCCCCCATTTTTGGAAATATGCTGATCTAGCGAAAGTTAGTGAAAAAATTGTCTCTGATGGCTTTATCGAGAAAGCTGGAGGGACAGTGGTTTGGAATGGAACAATTCGCAAAATGTCTTTTAAAGACTTTGGTTATACTCGTCCTGCCTATCATGTAGAACGCGATCGCTTTGACCATATACTCTTAGAAAACACGCGAGAACAGGGAGCAGAAGTCTTTGAAGAAATTGCTGTTTTAGCAGTCGATTTAGATGATAGTGCAGAAAGACAAACAGTCAAATATCGTCACGTTAAAGAGAAAACCACGGGAGAAATCCTCTGTCGTTTTGTGGTGGATGCCAGCGGACAGGGTGCAGTTTTAGGAAAACAGCTTGGAATTCGCACCGTTGATGAAGACTTCCGTTTTATGAGTATTTGGGGATACTTTAAAAACTCTAAATATGTTGGAGCAGATAATCAAATTTATCCCTGTGAAAAGTTAAGGCAAATTCCCCCTACTACTTTTGTTTCTTCTATTACCGAAACGGGAGATGCGGGATGGTCTTGGCACATTCCCCTGCGGGAAAGTACCAGTGTCGGATTAATTCTTCCCCTTGATTTTATGAAAACTGCTAAAAGGTCGGATGAATCATGGGAATCCTATTTTATTCGCAAATGCTATGAGATTCCTATTCTCAAAGATCTCTTAGCCGAAGCAACATTTTGTGAAGGAAGTTTTGCCAAAATTCAGGATTATTCTTACCGCCTAACCCAAGTCACTGGGCCAGGATATTTCCTACTAGGAGATGCCGCAGGTTTTGTTGATCCTATTTTTTCAGTCGGGATGATTTTAGGGATGTATTCCGCTTACTTAGCCACTTGGGCGATTGATCGTAGCTTTAAAAACCCGAAGTCAGTCGCCAGCAACCAAGCGTTATATACCAAGCAATTGCGGGGAAGATATGAAGTCAGTCGCTCTCTGGCTCTGCCCCAATATTGTTCCACAGGCGAAGTGAATGAAATGGCCAAAAACGCCGTACAGTTTGAAAGCTTAATGGAGCAAGAACTTATGGATGTGGTTTCTAAAATGACGACTCGTTCTGAGAATTTTGTCAGCCTTGCTCCTAGGGATAAAAAGGGACAAAAAATTGAATCCAACCGTTATCGCATTCTCGATAGTATTGCACTCTAG
- a CDS encoding acyl carrier protein produces MSSSLQEQEVQQVVKKHIAEQFMYDKPEVNLDNDLPLIEQGIIDSVGIFQMISFLEDKFQVILDPDEVLLENFETVSAISSFVIDKLSPQN; encoded by the coding sequence ATGTCATCTTCTTTACAAGAACAAGAAGTACAACAGGTTGTCAAAAAGCATATAGCTGAGCAGTTTATGTATGACAAACCCGAAGTGAACTTAGACAATGATTTACCTTTAATTGAACAAGGAATCATTGACTCGGTTGGAATTTTTCAAATGATTAGTTTCCTAGAAGATAAGTTTCAAGTAATTCTTGATCCCGATGAAGTCTTGCTAGAAAATTTTGAGACGGTAAGTGCTATTAGTTCTTTCGTGATCGATAAATTGTCTCCCCAAAATTAA